The DNA window CAGATGTAAGCGGAGAGAAATTTAAAGTAAGCTTCATTAATAACTCTATAGAAATAGAGGTTCCTGAAGAAGCTTTTTTTATTGAAGGTCTTCAACTTGCTAAAAGATCAATTTCTCTTGATATGGTAAAATACTTTAATTGGGTTAAAAATATCCGGTTTATTGAATGCTATGAAAAGAGAGGCGGTGAAGGCGAACAAAAGAGAGAGGAGCCCCTAAAGGACAAGTAACCTTCTCGTATACCTCAACTATTTTGCATTTATCTCCATTTCTTAACCCTAATGGAGCACATTTAAAATAATTTTCGCATGAAACATTTCTGCATTTAATTGCATGAAAATCTATTATCGCCTCTAAAATAGCTAGCTTAGCGTCTATATTAGCTTCTATATCAGCCTCATCAACTTCAACTAGGTTACCTTCTTCAAAATGTAGTTTACACTCAAACACCTTATTTAAAACCTTTTTTACAATATAAACTCTGCCAGCTTCTAGCCCTCCCATACAAGGCTTATAATACTTGCATTTAATGCATATACTTGATGGTTTATTGAAAAGGAAAGCATAACCTACTTTAGCTTGATTCTTTCCAACAATTGTTATTCTTCCCAATTATTAATCCTCGAAACATTTTTAAGGGAGAATTATAAATAGGTTTATAGCGTTTTTTAAAGTTACCCTTTAGTTACGATTTTTATATTTTAAAGGAGCAAAATCTGCATGATAAATGATGCTTCAATTAAATTACTTCAAAACAATAATGTTTTAAAAGGAACAACTACGATCGGTGTAGTTTGCAAAGATGGAATAATATTAGCTACCGATACTAGAGCCACGATGGGTTATTTTATAGCTCATAAAAAAGCTAAAAAAGTTTATAAAATAGACGATCATATAGCTATGACTATTGCTGGAGCTGTAGCCGACGCTCAAACAGTAGTTGAAATATTGAAAGTTAATTCAAAGCTTTATAAATATGAAAGGGGAGAACCTATCCCTGTTAATGCTGCAGCTAGGCTTGTTGCAAATATACTTTTCTCTTCAAGATATCTTCCATTAATGCTTCAAGCTATCGTTGGTGGAGTTAGCAATGGGAAATCTCAGCTTTTTGCTTTAGATCCCCTCGGAAGCTTAACTGAAGAAAAATATGTCTCAACAGGTTCAGGATCTCCAATAGCTTATGGAGTTTTAGAAACTGAATTTAAAGAGAATATGAGTGTGAAAGAGGCTCTTCCAGTAGTCTTAAAGGCTATTAAATCTGCGATTAAACGAGATGCTGCAAGTGGAGACGATTTTGATGTCGCGTTAATAACTTTAGATGGAGGCTATAGGGAGCTTAACAAGAAAGAAAAAGAAGAGTTATTTAAAAATTAATTAAAAACCCCCTATTTTACTTTTAATCTCATTTAAAATTTTAAAGTAACAACTTTTAAAGAAGGTTTCAAATTGCGTAATCAAAATAGTAATGGATATGCTAAAGTTAGAGAGTGTATTTTAGAGTGTTTACCGAAAGAAGCTGAGGTTACAAGAATAGAGTTTGAAGGCTCAAAGCTTGCTGTTTACGTTAAAAACACGGCTATGCTTCTTGAACAAAATTATATAATATCTGATATAGTTACGCGCCTTCATAAAAGAGTTGTAATTAGATCTGATCCCTCTATAAGAATATCAAAAGAAAAAGCTGAGAAAATTATAGAAAACTTAGCTCCCAAAGAAGCTGAAATAACATCAATAACTTTTGATTTAACATTAGGGGAAGTTATAATTGAAGCTAAAAAGCCTGGTTTAGTTATAGGAAAAGAGGGAATTATTCTTCAAGAAATCATAAAAGCTACTGCGTGGAGACCTAAAGTTATTAGAGCACCTTTATTAAATTCAAAGATTATAGCTTCAACAAGACACATTCTTCATTCTGAAAGCGAAGAAAGAACTAGAATTTTAAGAAATATAGGGGAAAGAATTTTTAGGCCAACTTTAACAAAACAAGGGAGCGTTAGATTAACTTTTTTAGGAGGTTTTAGAGAAGTTGGGCGTTCAGCGATTTTACTTGAAACTGAAGAAAGTTGCATTCTTCTAGATTGCGGCATTAAACCAAGCGATCAAGATTTAACGCCTTACCCCAGGTTCGATGTGGAGCAATTTAATTTAGATAGGTTAGATGCGGTGGTGATTTCTCACGCTCATGTAGATCATTGCGCTATGGCCCCATTCCTATTCAAATATGATTATGATGGTCCAGTCTATTGTTCTGAGCCAACATCCACTTTAATGCCTCTTCTACAATTAGATTATTTAGATGTAGCTAGTAAAGAAGGTTCTTACGCACCTTATGATCAAAAAGATGTTAGAGAAGAAGTTCTTCATATAATTCCATTAAAATATGGGGTAGTAAATGATATCGCGCCTGGAGTAAAATTAACTTTATATGATGCTGGGCATATTTTAGGTTCATCAATAGTTCATATTCATATAGGTGAGGGTTTTCATAATATTGTTTATACAGGCGACTTTAAATTTGGTAAAACAACTCTTTTAGACTCAGCTACCTCAAACTTCCCAAGAGTTGAAACATTAATAATTGAAAGCACATATGGGGCTCCTGAAGATGTTATGCCTGAAAGAAGTATTGTTGAAGCTAATTTAATTGAATCATTAAATGAAATATTAAAGAACGGTGGAAAAGTTTTAATTCCCGTTCCAGCTGTTGGAAGAGCTCAAGAAATAATGATAGTATTAAACAATTATATGAAAAATAAAAAGTTGATTGAAGCTCCAATATATATAGAAGGAATGATTTCAGAGGCCACAGCTATTCACACAGTTTATCCAGAATATTTATCTAAATCTATTAGCGATCAAATTCTTCATAAAAATGTTAATCCTTTCCAATCAGAATACTTCACTATAGTTAATCATCCAAGTGAAAGAGAGGAAATAGTTAAAGGTGGGCCATCAATTATAATGGCTACTTCAGGTATGCTTGAAGGCGGTCCAGCTATAGATTACTTTAAGTATTTAGCTCCTGAAGAAAAAAACGCTATAATATTTGTAAGCTACCAAATAGAAGGAACATTAGGAAATAAAATAAAGAATGGGTTAAAAGAAGTTTCTTTGCTAGGCTCTAATGGAAAAATGGAGTTAATTAAAATTAAAGCTAAGGTTGAATTTATTGAAGGTTTTTCAGGGCACTCCGATAGAAACCAGCTTTTAAGCTTTCTAAGTAAAATAAAACCTAAACCATCAAAAATAATAGTTGGTCATGGGGAAAGAAGAAAATGCGAAAGCTTAGCTGCGAGTATAAATAAAAAGTTTGGTAAAGCAATTGCCCCAGAAAACTTAGAAACAATAAGGTTAAGATAGCTAAATCTTTCTAACTAATAAGATTTATTAACTTCAGCTATCTAATTTATTAAATAGAGAACTTTAATATGTTTTACTTAACACTTATATAGAGGGAAAATTATGCAAGCGCAATCAACTTGCAGCGTAAAAACCGTCATCTATGTTAAGGCTATAGCTTTACGCTATCTTTCAGATATTGAGAAAATAAGAAAGGAAATGAAAAACGGTAATATATTAATAGTTAAAATAACTCCTTTAGCTAAAAAAAGCATAAATGAAGTTAAAGAAGCTGTAATGCAACTTAAAAATTATGTGAGTAAAGAAGGCGGCGATATAGCTAGGCTTGGTGAAGAAAGAATTATTATAACGCCTCCAAAAATAAAGATATGGCGAGAAAAAACCTAAGCAAGGTTAGAAAGATTCTTCCAAACTTCATCTCCAACATAATGAAGATTTTTAGCGAGCTTTCCTTTTCTTAAATTTTTAGCTTCCTCAGAATTAATTAAAGCCACTCCAATAGCTAAAGTTTTTCCATGCTTTTCATCTACTATTAAAACCAGAGAGTTTTCCTTAAATGCACCATCAATCCTTTTAACTCCAGGCATCATAACATCAGCGCCATTACAAATATGGGAAACAGCGCCCATATCTACAACAATTTTAGGTAATCGAGCTAAAGCCTCAAAAAAAATTAATGTTGGGTAAAGCTCTGAATCCATGGTAAAAACTAACGGTTTACCATCGAGAAAAAACAATCGTTTATTCTCTTTAACTTTCAAAACTTCAACTTTAGCTTTCCCTTTAAAAAAATCTTCAGGCAAACCATATTTACTTGAAATAGCTTTCAAAAGCCCTTTCGCTTCTTTACTTTTTAAAAAACTTCTGCTAACCATTAACTATTTATTAAACCAATAATAAGCTTTAAATTAATCGTTTTTCATTTTTAAAACTAAAAACTTCTAAATGAAGGGGGAAAAATGTCGGAAATAGCATTAAACATTTTTAAAGAAAATATTGGAAAAGTAGTGTTAGTAGAGCTTAAAGGTGGAAGAAGCGTAAGAGGAAAACTTTACAGCTTCGACCAACATATGAACCTTGTTTTAGAAGACGCTGAAGATATAAGTGAAGAAAACCCAAAAAAAATAGGAATGGTAATAATTAGAGGAGATAACGTGGTTTTAGTTTCTCCTCCACCAAAAAAACCTGAGGAAAACCAAACTAAAAAATGAAAAATATTTTTATGAGGGAAAAACATGAAAGGAACACCCTCCTTTGGTAAAAGAGGACATTTAAAAACTCATATAAAATGCAGGAGATGCGGAAGGCATTCATATCATATCAGAAAAAAAAGATGCGCAGCATGCGGTTTTGGAGCAAAAAAGAAAATAAGAAGATACTCCTGGCAAAACAAGAAAGTTAATAAAATTAGAATCGTTTAATCTTTTGATGGGCCGGTCGTCTAGCTTGGTTAGGACATCTGCCTGACAAAAATTCAGGAAGCGCAGAAACGTATGAAACGCTGCAAGGTCCCCGGTTCAAATCCGGGCCGGCCCACTATTACTTTCAGATGAGCTCTAGTCATTATAATGCCAGCTTCTAGCTTCGAATACAATCTTTTAACTAAAAAGATAACCTAAGATGAAAGTAATAGTAAATCCCGGCTCTTTCAAAGAACCTACTCTTTAAAGTAAAATTAGGCGTGTATTAAAAGAAGGTTGAATGATTTTTGTCAAGGTTTACTTTCATCTTGATAAAATGCTTTTCCCTCAAGATATAGGTGAGGGAAAATAACAATAATATTATAGCTCATGTATATCAAGCCTTGTTAGATGAGTATTCACAAAATAGATTTTCTTTCTAGAAACCTTTTCCCCCTCATATCTCTTTTCTCTTGTTAAAATTCCCTACAGTTGTAGACGTTAGCCTAAGGATCAGTATTATAGGTGCCATCGCATCTATTACACTTCTAATAATTTGCTTCAAAACCATTCTAACACTTTACTCTTTTATATTAGGTTACTTGGACTCGCTTCATTGGTAATAAAAGGTTATTCAAAGATTTCTTACATAATTTCTACCATTCTACGCTTTGAACTTTCTTCGCTCTCACTAATTGAGCAGAATTAAGTGAAAATAAATTTGCTTCGTTAAACTCAGTTTCGAAAGTAAAAGGTTTATTTCCCGAGTTAAACCTTTAGATAAGTAGGTAGATTAATAACAATTTAATTTATATAAAATTTAAAGTCTTCTTTAACATTCTGTTTTAGGGGAAATATTGCTTGAATAATGTAGAGCGTTTATCTACAGGTATAGTTGAATTTAATAAGCTTATTGAAGGGGGCATTCCAAGAGATTTTTTAGTAGCGGTTACCGGAGAACCTGGAACTGGAAAAACTATTTTTTCAATTCATTTTATAGCTCAAGGCATTAAAGAAGAGGATCAATGCATTTACGTTACAACAGAAGAATCTAGAGATTCAATAGTTAAGCAAGCTGCACAATTTGGAATAGATTTTTTAAAAGCTATTGAAGTTAAAAAGCTTTTAATAATAGATGCGTTGATGGGTTTGGAGGATCCTTGGTCTCTTAAAAGTCTTGAAGTAGAAGAGCTTGTTAATAAAGTGATTGAAGCTAAAAAAATTTTGGGTTATGGGCGTTCAAGATTAGTTATTGATAGCCTTTCAGCTTTCTGGCTTGATAAACCAGCTATGGCTAGAAGGTACTCTTATTTAGTGAAAAAAGTTTTATCTAAATGGGATTTTACTGTTCTTGCTACATCGCAATATGCTATAACAACTTCCGATGCTTTTGGTTTTGGGTTAGAGCATATAGCTGATGGCATAATAAGGTTTAGAAGGATTATTCGAAATGGCGTATTAAAGCGTTATATTCTTATTGAGAAAATGAGGCAAACCAACCATAGTTTAACAATGCATGAAATAACAATTGTTAAGGAGAAAGGGCTTATAGTTCTTGGAGAAGCAAAAGAAAGAAAAGAAGATTTTGCTTTACCTAAACCTGTAATCGATAAAATCATGAACTCGAAAATTAAAAGAGAAATGGAAATGCCTTAACTCTTCAATCAACAAAACCAATGCATAAAATGGAGTCTTTAATAGGATGGATTTTAAAGAGATTTTAATGCATTATAGCAATTCTCTAGTTCAATCTGAAATCGCATTCTTTTGCAAGGAAAAATGGATTGGTTTACATTGTGAAGCTATCAATAAAAATGAAAAAAAGAAAATTTTAATTAGATATTTTAAATCTGGTAAACCCCTTCAAATAACTCAACCGTTAGATGTTAAAAATTTAATTTTAAGCTTTTCTAGGTTAAGGCCAAGAACTATTTATGCTACAGCAAATGTTTATAAACAATTGAATAAAAATGGTGCGCTTGAGTATTCTAACCTAAAAGCTTGCATGCCTACTTGGGATATCGACAATACAATAGAGAGGTGGGATGCTACTCTTCAAACAATTTTAGAATTGATTTCTATGCTTGAATCTAATGGAGTGAAAAAATCTTTCTTTATTAAGTTTAGTGGTAGAGGAGCACATATTCATATACATCCCTACGCTATTTCTAGTGAGCTTCAAGCTAAATATAATCCATTAAGTTTAGCTTGGAGCATAGTAGAGTATATTAGAGAAAAAACAGCTGAGAAGATAGCTGAAATAGCTTTAAAATTTAAAGCAGAATCTTTAAGTGTAGATAATGAAATTGATATTCAAAGGCTTTTTGTCGCTCCATTATCAATTCATAGAGAAATACCTAAAGTTTCAGTTTGTTTAAACCCAAATAAACTTGAAAACTTTAATCCATTCGAAGATGCAAACTTAAATCGGTTTAAACATTTTGAAAGTTGGAAAAACTATGTTATTGGAGAAGCTGATGAATTAGCTTTAAAAGCTTACAATTACATAGGTGGATACCCATATTTTAAAACTAAAAATAAACGAAGAAAACATCCACCCCTAGATAAACAAATACTCAAATTAATACAGTTAAACTCTGAAAAGCAAGCTCCCTTAAAGATTAACAAACGCATTATTTAATTTCATTCTTTTTTAAGAAATCAATTTTACAGGTGGCTTTTAAGGTATAGAGGAAAACTGCAAAAGTGCTTAAAGACACTATCGCCTTATCTTTACTCTATAACCTTGAACCACTTTAGCTGAAATTCAAGGTTTACCCTTTGATACTCTTCATGCTATTGGAAACTTTTTTAACGATTTTAGGAAATAAAACTTTAAATGTTCTTCTTTTAAAGAGGAAAAATTACTTTCAAAAAGCTAAAGCCAGCTTTAAAACAATAAAAATTAAAAAATTGGAATTTATTTTGTTTCTCCATGCTTTTTAAGCATTCTCCAGCTTAAACGCATAGTTTTTGGATGAGAAGCTTTAACATCATCCACCATATCTACAGTTGTATTTACAGGCGCATCTAACACAACTTTAGGATTGCTATAAGCTTCTTCGCTTACTTTAATGAATGCATTTATTAATTCATCTAAAGATTCTTTGCTTTCTGTTTCTGTAGGTTCAATCATCAATGCTTCAGGAACTATTAATGGGAAATAGTTTGTTGGTGCATGGACTCCTAAATCTAAAAGCCTTTTAGAAACATTTAAGGCTCTTACTCCTGTTTCATCCATCATTTGTTTAGCGCTTACAACTGCTTCATGCTTCCTTAAGTTTTCAGGTTTATATGGAAGCGTATAACCTTTTGCTTTAAGTACCTTCCTCGCTACATAATTAGCATTTAAAACTGAAAGCTCAGCTACTCTTTCTAACCCTTCAGCGCCCATTAAAAGCAGATATGCGTAACCCCTCACTAAAACTGCTATATTGCCATAAAAACCTCTAACTTTCCCTATTGAATAAGGCTTGTTATAATCTAAATAATATTTTTCTCCATTATATTCTACTGTTGGAACTGGAAGAAACTTTTCAAGCTCTTTTTTAACGCCTACTGGTCCAGCGCCTGGGCCTCCGCCCCCATGCGGTGTAGAAAAAGTTTTATGCGTATTTATATGCGCTATATCAAAGCCCATATCACCTGGTCTAGCCTTCCCTAAAATTGCATTCAAATTTGCTCCATCATAATAAACTAATCCACCTGCATTATGAATTATTTCAGCTATTTCAGCAACGTTTCTTTCAAAAACCCCAAGTGTATTCGGGTTTGTTAACATAAACCCTGCTGTATGCTCTCCAGCAATCGCTTTCAAAGCTTTTAAGTCAACCGTTCCATCTTCAGCTGATGGAACAACAACTGTCTTAAATCCTGCCATTGTTGTGTTAGCAGGATTTGTACCATGAGCTGAATCAGGAACTATTATGTCAGTTCTTTTATCAAGCTCTTTGTTTAAAGCATGATAAGCTCGAATAATCATTACTCCAACATATTCTCCATGAGCTCCAGCTGAAGGTTGAAGAGAAACCTTATCCATTCCTAAAATTTCAGCGAAATAATTTGAAAGCTCATATAAAATTTGAAGAATTCCTTGAGCAAACTCTTCATCTTGATATGGGTGAAGATCTCTAAGCTTATGATTATTAACTATAACATCAGTGATTTTAGGTGTATATTTCATCGTGCAACTTCCAAGCGGGTAAACCCCTAAATCAACTCCATAATTTTGCTGAGAAAGCCTAATATAATGCCTTACAACCTCAACTTCTGAAACTTCAGGCAACTCAACCAAGTTTTCTCTAAGCAAGCTTTTTGGAATAGCTTCAGCAACATTCCCTGCGATTTTCTTTTCTTCTTCTGTAGGCTCTGGAAGCGTAAAACCAATTTTTCCAGGTTTTGATCTTTCAAATATTAATGGTTCACTCCATTTTGCTTGTCTAAAACTCATTTTTTACGCCTCCAAAACTTTCTTTAATGAATTTGAAAGCTTATCTATATCTTCTTTTAAGTGAACTTCAGTAACGCAGTAAAGCATTGTTTCACCAAGTTCTGGAAACTCTTCCTTAATAATTTTTCCACCATGAACACCTTCTTTTAAAAGTTTTTTATGCA is part of the Candidatus Bathyarchaeota archaeon genome and encodes:
- a CDS encoding beta-CASP ribonuclease aCPSF1, with the protein product MRNQNSNGYAKVRECILECLPKEAEVTRIEFEGSKLAVYVKNTAMLLEQNYIISDIVTRLHKRVVIRSDPSIRISKEKAEKIIENLAPKEAEITSITFDLTLGEVIIEAKKPGLVIGKEGIILQEIIKATAWRPKVIRAPLLNSKIIASTRHILHSESEERTRILRNIGERIFRPTLTKQGSVRLTFLGGFREVGRSAILLETEESCILLDCGIKPSDQDLTPYPRFDVEQFNLDRLDAVVISHAHVDHCAMAPFLFKYDYDGPVYCSEPTSTLMPLLQLDYLDVASKEGSYAPYDQKDVREEVLHIIPLKYGVVNDIAPGVKLTLYDAGHILGSSIVHIHIGEGFHNIVYTGDFKFGKTTLLDSATSNFPRVETLIIESTYGAPEDVMPERSIVEANLIESLNEILKNGGKVLIPVPAVGRAQEIMIVLNNYMKNKKLIEAPIYIEGMISEATAIHTVYPEYLSKSISDQILHKNVNPFQSEYFTIVNHPSEREEIVKGGPSIIMATSGMLEGGPAIDYFKYLAPEEKNAIIFVSYQIEGTLGNKIKNGLKEVSLLGSNGKMELIKIKAKVEFIEGFSGHSDRNQLLSFLSKIKPKPSKIIVGHGERRKCESLAASINKKFGKAIAPENLETIRLR
- the gcvPB gene encoding aminomethyl-transferring glycine dehydrogenase subunit GcvPB; the encoded protein is MSFRQAKWSEPLIFERSKPGKIGFTLPEPTEEEKKIAGNVAEAIPKSLLRENLVELPEVSEVEVVRHYIRLSQQNYGVDLGVYPLGSCTMKYTPKITDVIVNNHKLRDLHPYQDEEFAQGILQILYELSNYFAEILGMDKVSLQPSAGAHGEYVGVMIIRAYHALNKELDKRTDIIVPDSAHGTNPANTTMAGFKTVVVPSAEDGTVDLKALKAIAGEHTAGFMLTNPNTLGVFERNVAEIAEIIHNAGGLVYYDGANLNAILGKARPGDMGFDIAHINTHKTFSTPHGGGGPGAGPVGVKKELEKFLPVPTVEYNGEKYYLDYNKPYSIGKVRGFYGNIAVLVRGYAYLLLMGAEGLERVAELSVLNANYVARKVLKAKGYTLPYKPENLRKHEAVVSAKQMMDETGVRALNVSKRLLDLGVHAPTNYFPLIVPEALMIEPTETESKESLDELINAFIKVSEEAYSNPKVVLDAPVNTTVDMVDDVKASHPKTMRLSWRMLKKHGETK
- a CDS encoding UPF0179 family protein — protein: MGRITIVGKNQAKVGYAFLFNKPSSICIKCKYYKPCMGGLEAGRVYIVKKVLNKVFECKLHFEEGNLVEVDEADIEANIDAKLAILEAIIDFHAIKCRNVSCENYFKCAPLGLRNGDKCKIVEVYEKVTCPLGAPLSFVRLHRLSFHSIQ
- a CDS encoding KaiC domain-containing protein, with the protein product MNNVERLSTGIVEFNKLIEGGIPRDFLVAVTGEPGTGKTIFSIHFIAQGIKEEDQCIYVTTEESRDSIVKQAAQFGIDFLKAIEVKKLLIIDALMGLEDPWSLKSLEVEELVNKVIEAKKILGYGRSRLVIDSLSAFWLDKPAMARRYSYLVKKVLSKWDFTVLATSQYAITTSDAFGFGLEHIADGIIRFRRIIRNGVLKRYILIEKMRQTNHSLTMHEITIVKEKGLIVLGEAKERKEDFALPKPVIDKIMNSKIKREMEMP
- the sepF gene encoding cell division protein SepF; translation: MQAQSTCSVKTVIYVKAIALRYLSDIEKIRKEMKNGNILIVKITPLAKKSINEVKEAVMQLKNYVSKEGGDIARLGEERIIITPPKIKIWREKT
- a CDS encoding Tma20 N-terminal domain-containing protein (This domain, regularly found N-terminal to the PseudoUridine synthase and Archaeosine transglycosylase (PUA)-domain and therefore called Pre-PUA, occurs in yeast translation protein Tma20, and in homologous archaeal proteins.) gives rise to the protein MKAISSKYGLPEDFFKGKAKVEVLKVKENKRLFFLDGKPLVFTMDSELYPTLIFFEALARLPKIVVDMGAVSHICNGADVMMPGVKRIDGAFKENSLVLIVDEKHGKTLAIGVALINSEEAKNLRKGKLAKNLHYVGDEVWKNLSNLA
- the psmB gene encoding archaeal proteasome endopeptidase complex subunit beta; protein product: MINDASIKLLQNNNVLKGTTTIGVVCKDGIILATDTRATMGYFIAHKKAKKVYKIDDHIAMTIAGAVADAQTVVEILKVNSKLYKYERGEPIPVNAAARLVANILFSSRYLPLMLQAIVGGVSNGKSQLFALDPLGSLTEEKYVSTGSGSPIAYGVLETEFKENMSVKEALPVVLKAIKSAIKRDAASGDDFDVALITLDGGYRELNKKEKEELFKN
- a CDS encoding 50S ribosomal protein L37e, which encodes MKGTPSFGKRGHLKTHIKCRRCGRHSYHIRKKRCAACGFGAKKKIRRYSWQNKKVNKIRIV
- a CDS encoding RNA-binding protein, whose translation is MSEIALNIFKENIGKVVLVELKGGRSVRGKLYSFDQHMNLVLEDAEDISEENPKKIGMVIIRGDNVVLVSPPPKKPEENQTKK